TGTCCTGGTAGCGACTGATCACCCAGACCGGGTTGCCCTGGAACATCGCTTGGCGTAACCCGGGCTCATCGCGCCATTCCGCGAACACGGCCGGGGGTGCAAGCGGGCAGTGCGCCGCTCGCGGGAGCGGCAACGCGGGAAGATCGGCGTCAGAACGGACTTCGGAAGTTGTTGACATAAGCGATGTTTCCCTACAAGTGTCAGCTGGCTGCCATTTACACGAGCCTAAAGGGCGCGCCGTTGGCAGTCAACTGTCAGTTACGCTGTCACCATGACAGCTGTTGAAGACCGGCAGCAGTTGCGGGCGGACGCGGCCCGCAACGTCGAGCGCATTCTTCGCGCCGCACGGGATGTCTACGGCGAGTTGGGACCCGATGCCCCCGCAGAGGCGGTCGCACGGCGCGCCGGAGTCGGCGAACGAACCCTCTATCGCCGCTTCCCCGCCAAGGCCGACCTGGTTCGGGCGGCGCTGGATCAGGGCATCGCCGAACAACTCACGCCGGCGATCGGGAAAGCCCGCCAGCATAAAGACCCGCTGCGCGGCCTCACCCAGTTGATCGAAGCAGCGATATCGCTCGGCTCGCGTGAACAGAACCTCTTGATCGCCGCACAACGGGCTGGGTCGTTGACCTCCGATATCTCCGACTCGCTGATTGACGCGCTCACCGAGCTTGTCCGTCGAGGTCAGCACGCCGGTGTCATCCGCGCTGACCTTGTCGCCGAGGACTTACTTCGTCTGATCGGCATGCTTTACAGCGTGCTGTCCACGATGGCACCGGGCAGCGACGGCTGGCGACGCTACGTGGCCCTGATTCTCGATGCGATATCGACGGGCGAACGACGACCTCTGCCGCCGGCCGCCGCTTTCCACGCACCCGAGCCGGACAACTGGCCGCTGTAGGCTCTACCGCGCTGGCTGCACATCGCACCGCGCATGGTCGCTGGTTTTCGAAAACGGGATTCCGATATGGCGCTGCGGCGGAGCTAACCTAGTGCGCTGTGTCCTCTCCAAGAGCAAGCTAGAGCAAATGGATTTCGCCCGACGTGCCGTCGACCTCGATCAGAGCGCCCGGCGGCAACGACTTGGTTGCTCCGTGGACGTCGACCACACACGGGAAGCCAAATTCACGCGCGACAACGGCGGCGTGTGACATCGGGCCGCCGAGTTCTGTCACCACGGCCGCGGCGTAGCAGAAAGCCGCGGTGTACCCGACATCGGTGACCTCCGCGACAAGGATCTCGCCGGGCTGCAGGTCGTCGATGGTCTCGGGCCGCACGATCCGCACCCGGCCGCGCACCCGGCCCCCGCACACGCCGACACCGCGCAGGGTGTCTCCGCTGGAAAGAACCGGCGACGAGGTGATCGACGGCTCCCAGTTGCCACTGAATACCGTCGGCGGGGCGATGGTCGCCAGCCTGCGCTGTTCGGCCCGGCGGCGCGCCACCAAGCCCGCAACGTCGTCGGGCAGGGCGTCGAGTTCGTCAACCAGCAGATAGAACACATCGTCGGCAGTGTGAAAGATCCCGGCGTCGACAAGCCTGCGCCCATACTCGCGCAGCAGACCGCGCAGCACCCAGTTGGCCCGCACCACTTTGTCGCGACGCGCTTCTCGGTCGCGGAGCTGACTCGCTGCCAGTAGCGCTATAGGCCTGGCCCGCAACGGAATTCGAGGATAAAGCGGCTGTGACGATGAGGGTGCGCTCATTGCTCTGGCGACCATCCGGACCAGGAGCTCGGGGTCGTCGGCGTAGCTGGTGGACAACATCTCGAGCTCCGCCGGGCCACGGTGACCAATCAACGCCAGCTCGGCCAGCACCGCGGCGTGAAACGCCGGCGCGTCGGCAGCTAGCTTGTCCAGCCGCTCGCCCGGTTCGGTCAGCAGCCGAGCCACGTTCGGATCACGCTGTGCCGCAACCACCAAACGCTGCATGGCCTCGACCGAACGCGCACTGACCAGTTCCGGCCCCGCCGGCCCGAAGGTGTCTCGCCCGCACAAGCCGCGCAGCAACACATTGAACGCAGCACACAGCATGAACGACGCCGAGGCCAGCACCCAGCCGTGCACCACGTGGTCACGTGCCAACACGATCAGGCTCCCAAGCCGGCGATCGTCGAGTTGGGTCGCATCGTCGGCCAGCCGCTCCAGGCGATCGACATCGGCGATGAAGTCGCGGGTGTCACGCGACGCGCCAGAACTCAGCCCCACCAGATTGCCGCCAAACACCCCGATATTGCGGCCGTTGCGCAGCTGCCTTCGAGTCCAGCTGATTTCGGTAGGACGCTGCTCACCGAAGATCGGGAGCGAAGCCATGCTGGGGCCGAAGAAACCGCTGTTGCTGACGATCATCGACGGCTTGGCGAACGGCACGGTCTCGGCCATGAAGTGCGCGGATGTGATGGCGCCGTACAGCCGATGGGCGAATACCGCGACGGTCCGCATGGCGATTTCGCGCTGGACCATTCCGCCCGGCCGCAGCCGCTCCGCAATGGTGACGCCGCCGGCGCGCAACCCGCGAACGGTCGCCGACGCAGACGAGGGCGAGAACGGGCCCGGCAGCGCCTCGGACAGGTTGGTGGCCAGGAAGGTGGGAAAACGCGGGTCGATCGGCGTGTCGAACTCGCCGTTAACTCCTTGTGGGCCAGCTAATCTAGGGACTACCCCATCATCTGCCGCCGCATCGACGGCAGGAAGATCCGTGATATGGGCCAGCCGCCACGGCAACGACAGGACCCGGTTGCCCAGCGCGATGCGGCCGCGCACCGCCAGCGCGAAGTCTTCGATACATTCGTCGCAGTCCCATGCCGGCTGAAATTCCCACTGCTCACGCAGCCGTGACGTATCCATCAGCGGCGCGTGTTGCAGCAGCTCCAGCTCACCGCGTCGCCGCGAACCGGTTAGCGGGCCGCTGAACCGCATGACCCGCCGACCGAGCCCGGCCGCGATCTGACGAAACGTCCGCGCCCCCGGAGCTGCGAGATTAATTGGGCCGCTGCTGATTTCGGCATCCACGACGGCGCGGCCGAATAGCCGAAGCGCATCGTCGAGGTGGACGACTTGCATGCGCGCATCGGCGGACAGGTCCGGGAACGCCGGCGATGCCAGCAGGCGGCGCACCCAATTGTCGACGTTGCGACCGACGATGAGCGCGCAGCGGATCGCGATCCATTCGGGGTTCGATGCGCCGAGCAGGTCTTCGACGCGGGCCCGGTACAGGCCGTCGGCCAGCACAGGGGTCATCGGCTCGTGTTCGGCTTTCGGCCTGCCTGCGGGGCCGTAGACGTGGGCCGACGACGCGAAAACTATGCGCTTGGAACCGTTCTCGGCCATCGCGTCCAAAACGTTCACCGTGCCACCGACGTTGACCTCGTGGCCGATACGCTCGTCGGTGCTTCGTGCCCACGCGAAGTGCGCGACGACATCCGCACCGGCGATGCCACGTTTGACCGCGGCCGCGTCCCGGATGTCCGCCTCGATGAAATCGGCAGCACTCGACCAGCTTTGCGGGCGGTGCCGGGCGATCCCTACCACCTCGTGGCCCTGGCTGAGCAATCGGGCGGTAAGACCGCGGCCGAGCACACCGCTGGCCCCGGTAACCGCGATTCTCACGGAGTGCCGTCCCACAGGGTCATTCGTCGTCGTCCATCAGCGCGGCGTTGACCAAAGCCTCGAGGTCCATGTCCGCGATGTCCTTTTCCGTGCTCACCCCCGCGGTCGCCGCCTGCGCGGTGCCGTCCTCGGTTGCCAATGCGAGCAACAACTCGAGCACCCCCGCCTGCCGGAGTCGCTTGACCGGTATCGAGCCCACCACACGCTGGATGTCCGCTTCTCCGGGCGCGGCCGTCGGAGTGCTTTGCTCGGAAGTCCCGATGAGCTCGGAGTGCATGTAGCCGGCCAGGGCGGCGCAGTTCGGGTAATCGAAGATCAGCGTGGGCGATAGTGCAAGACCCGTGGCGGACTTCAACCTGTTGCGCATCTCGACCGCGGTCAACGAGTCGAAGCCGAGCTCCTGGAACGCCCGATCCGGATCGATGGACTCCGGACTCGCGTTGCCCAGCACCGTGGCGATGTTGGAGCGGACCAGGTCCAGCAGCACAGCGTGTTGCTCGTCCTCGGGCAGGCCCTCGAGGCGTTGCAGCAGAGCTGATTTCGACTTCGCCGCGGCCAGCGAATCGTCAACCTGGCGACGGGTCGGCGCGTTGATGAGATCAACGAACATCGGCGGCAAGGTCCCCCCGTCGAACTTGACCCGCAGCGCCGCAAGGTCGATGTGGGCAGGCAAGAGGAACGGTTCGTCGACAATCAGCGCGGTGTCCATCAAGTCCAGTGCCTGATCGGAGGACATCGCCACAATGCCGTCCCGGCCGAACCGGGCACGATCGGCGGCGCCCAGCGCACCGGTCATGGCACTGGCCTGGTCCCATAATCCCCAGCCCAGCGACATCGCAGGCAACCCGGAGGAACGCCGGTGCACGGCCAACCCGTCCAGGAACGAGTTGGCGGCCGCGTAGTTCGCCTGACCCGAGGCGCCCGCCAGCCCGGCCATCGACGAAAACAGGACGAAGGCAGACACATCGAGGTCGCGGGTCAACTCGTGCAGGTTCCAGGCCCCATCGACCTTGGCCCGCAGCACCGCATCAACCCGTTCCGGGGTCAACGAGGAAATCACGGCGTCGTCGAGCATCCCGGCGGCGTGTATGACGCCGGAAAGGGGGCGTTGCACCGGGATATCGGCGATCACCTTGGCCAATGCCTCGCGATCAGCGACATCGCAGGCCACCACCTGAACCTGGGCCCCGTTCGCACTGAGCTCGGTCACCAGCTCCGCGGCACCCGGCGCATCCAGGCCGCGCCGGCTCACCAGCACGACGTTGCGCGCATCGTGGCGCGACACCAC
The DNA window shown above is from Mycobacterium sp. Aquia_216 and carries:
- a CDS encoding TetR/AcrR family transcriptional regulator, translating into MTAVEDRQQLRADAARNVERILRAARDVYGELGPDAPAEAVARRAGVGERTLYRRFPAKADLVRAALDQGIAEQLTPAIGKARQHKDPLRGLTQLIEAAISLGSREQNLLIAAQRAGSLTSDISDSLIDALTELVRRGQHAGVIRADLVAEDLLRLIGMLYSVLSTMAPGSDGWRRYVALILDAISTGERRPLPPAAAFHAPEPDNWPL
- a CDS encoding sugar epimerase family protein, with product MRIAVTGASGVLGRGLTARLLSQGHEVVGIARHRPQSWSSAADFIEADIRDAAAVKRGIAGADVVAHFAWARSTDERIGHEVNVGGTVNVLDAMAENGSKRIVFASSAHVYGPAGRPKAEHEPMTPVLADGLYRARVEDLLGASNPEWIAIRCALIVGRNVDNWVRRLLASPAFPDLSADARMQVVHLDDALRLFGRAVVDAEISSGPINLAAPGARTFRQIAAGLGRRVMRFSGPLTGSRRRGELELLQHAPLMDTSRLREQWEFQPAWDCDECIEDFALAVRGRIALGNRVLSLPWRLAHITDLPAVDAAADDGVVPRLAGPQGVNGEFDTPIDPRFPTFLATNLSEALPGPFSPSSASATVRGLRAGGVTIAERLRPGGMVQREIAMRTVAVFAHRLYGAITSAHFMAETVPFAKPSMIVSNSGFFGPSMASLPIFGEQRPTEISWTRRQLRNGRNIGVFGGNLVGLSSGASRDTRDFIADVDRLERLADDATQLDDRRLGSLIVLARDHVVHGWVLASASFMLCAAFNVLLRGLCGRDTFGPAGPELVSARSVEAMQRLVVAAQRDPNVARLLTEPGERLDKLAADAPAFHAAVLAELALIGHRGPAELEMLSTSYADDPELLVRMVARAMSAPSSSQPLYPRIPLRARPIALLAASQLRDREARRDKVVRANWVLRGLLREYGRRLVDAGIFHTADDVFYLLVDELDALPDDVAGLVARRRAEQRRLATIAPPTVFSGNWEPSITSSPVLSSGDTLRGVGVCGGRVRGRVRIVRPETIDDLQPGEILVAEVTDVGYTAAFCYAAAVVTELGGPMSHAAVVAREFGFPCVVDVHGATKSLPPGALIEVDGTSGEIHLL